The proteins below come from a single Limnobaculum xujianqingii genomic window:
- the frr gene encoding ribosome recycling factor, producing the protein MINDIRQDAQVRMEKCLEMFKTHISKVRTGRAHPSILDGVQVDYYGSATPLRQLANVVVEDSRTLAITVFDRSLGPAVEKAIMSADLGLNPSSAGTVIRVPLPPLTEERRKDLTKVVRNEAEQGRVSIRNVRRDANDKVKALLKDKEISEDDERKTQDEIQKLTDIYIKKVDEALTEKEAELMAF; encoded by the coding sequence GTGATTAACGATATTAGACAAGATGCTCAGGTACGCATGGAAAAGTGCCTGGAAATGTTTAAAACACATATCAGCAAAGTTCGTACTGGCCGTGCTCATCCAAGCATTCTTGATGGTGTTCAGGTTGATTACTATGGCTCAGCAACCCCTTTGCGTCAGTTAGCCAACGTAGTGGTTGAAGATTCCCGCACTCTGGCAATTACTGTATTTGACCGCAGCTTAGGCCCGGCGGTTGAAAAAGCGATTATGTCAGCTGATTTAGGTTTAAATCCATCTTCTGCGGGCACAGTTATTCGTGTTCCACTTCCTCCGTTAACTGAAGAACGCCGTAAGGATTTGACTAAAGTTGTGCGTAATGAAGCAGAGCAAGGTCGTGTTTCTATCCGTAACGTTCGTCGTGATGCTAACGACAAAGTTAAAGCGCTGCTGAAAGATAAAGAGATCAGCGAAGATGATGAGCGTAAAACACAGGATGAGATTCAAAAACTGACTGATATTTATATCAAGAAAGTGGATGAAGCATTAACTGAGAAAGAAGCAGAGTTAATGGCGTTCTGA
- the pyrH gene encoding UMP kinase, which produces MATNAKPVYQRILLKLSGEALQGSEGFGIDASVLDRMAQEIKELVELGIQVGVVIGGGNLFRGAGLAKAGMNRVVGDHMGMLATVMNGLAMRDALHRAYVNARLMSAIPLNGVCDDYSWAEAISLLRHGRVVIFSAGTGNPFFTTDSAACLRGIEIEADVVLKATKVDGVFSDDPVKNPEATLYETLSYQDVLERELKVMDLAAFTLARDHNLPIRVFNMNKPGALRRVVMGEAEGTLITKPAE; this is translated from the coding sequence ATGGCTACTAACGCGAAACCCGTATATCAAAGAATCCTACTTAAATTAAGTGGCGAAGCCTTACAGGGCTCTGAAGGTTTTGGCATTGATGCCAGTGTGTTAGATCGCATGGCACAAGAGATTAAAGAGCTGGTCGAGTTAGGCATTCAGGTTGGTGTAGTTATTGGTGGCGGCAATCTATTCCGCGGTGCAGGCCTGGCAAAAGCCGGTATGAACCGTGTAGTGGGCGACCACATGGGAATGTTAGCTACCGTAATGAACGGACTGGCTATGCGTGATGCGCTACATCGTGCCTATGTGAACGCCCGTCTGATGTCAGCTATTCCTCTTAACGGCGTCTGTGATGATTACAGCTGGGCAGAAGCTATCAGCCTGTTGCGTCATGGTCGCGTAGTAATTTTCTCTGCGGGTACGGGTAATCCATTCTTTACTACCGATTCTGCTGCCTGTTTACGCGGCATTGAAATTGAAGCGGATGTAGTATTGAAGGCCACCAAAGTTGATGGTGTGTTCTCCGATGATCCGGTGAAAAACCCAGAGGCAACGTTGTATGAAACCCTGAGCTATCAGGATGTATTAGAGAGGGAACTGAAAGTGATGGATCTGGCGGCATTTACACTGGCTCGTGACCATAACTTACCGATTCGCGTATTTAATATGAATAAGCCTGGTGCCTTACGCCGTGTAGTGATGGGCGAAGCTGAAGGGACTTTAATTACCAAACCGGCTGAATAA
- the tsf gene encoding translation elongation factor Ts, whose amino-acid sequence MAEITAALVKELRDRTGAGMMECKKALVEANGDIELAIDNMRKSGQAKAAKKAGRVAAEGVILTKIAADAKVGVIMEVNCETDFVAKDAGFLAFANAAVDAALAENISDVEVLKAKFEEQRTALVAKIGENINIRRVEVVKGDRLGAYMHGARIGVLVSATGTTDELVKHVAMHIAASKPEFVSPDDVPADVVTREHEIQIDIAMQSGKPREIAEKMVEGRMRKFTGEISLTGQAFVMDPSKTVGDLLKEKKAGVVQFIRFEVGEGIEKVEVDFAAEVAAMTK is encoded by the coding sequence ATGGCTGAAATTACTGCAGCTCTAGTAAAAGAACTTCGCGATCGTACCGGTGCTGGTATGATGGAATGTAAGAAAGCGCTGGTTGAAGCAAATGGCGATATCGAGCTGGCTATCGACAACATGCGTAAATCAGGTCAGGCAAAAGCGGCTAAGAAAGCTGGTCGTGTAGCTGCTGAAGGCGTTATCCTGACTAAAATTGCTGCTGATGCCAAAGTGGGCGTCATCATGGAAGTTAACTGTGAAACTGACTTCGTTGCTAAAGATGCAGGTTTCCTGGCTTTTGCTAACGCAGCTGTTGATGCAGCACTGGCTGAAAACATCAGCGATGTTGAAGTATTAAAAGCAAAATTTGAAGAGCAGCGTACTGCGCTGGTAGCGAAAATTGGTGAGAACATCAATATTCGTCGCGTTGAAGTAGTTAAAGGCGACAGACTGGGCGCTTACATGCACGGTGCTCGTATCGGTGTTCTGGTTTCTGCAACCGGTACTACTGATGAGCTGGTTAAGCATGTTGCTATGCACATTGCTGCAAGCAAGCCTGAGTTCGTTTCTCCAGACGATGTACCTGCTGACGTGGTTACTCGTGAGCACGAAATCCAGATCGACATCGCTATGCAATCTGGCAAACCTCGCGAAATCGCTGAGAAAATGGTTGAAGGCCGTATGCGTAAGTTCACCGGCGAGATCTCTCTGACTGGTCAGGCTTTCGTTATGGACCCAAGCAAAACCGTTGGCGATCTGCTGAAAGAGAAGAAAGCTGGCGTTGTACAATTTATCCGCTTCGAAGTGGGTGAAGGTATCGAGAAAGTAGAAGTAGACTTTGCAGCAGAAGTTGCTGCGATGACTAAGTAA
- the rpsB gene encoding 30S ribosomal protein S2 — translation MATVSMRDMLKAGVHFGHQTRYWNPKMKPFIFGARNKVHIINLEKTVPMFNEALAELGKIASHKGKILFVGTKRAASEPVKEAAKSCNQFYVNHRWLGGMLTNWKTVRQSIKRLKELEVQAQDGTFDKLTKKEALMRTREMEKLENSLGGIKDMGGLPDAIFVIDADHEHIAIKEANNLGIPVFAVVDTNSDPDGVNFVIPGNDDAIRAVQLYLGAVAATVREGRSDQGVQAVEESFIEAE, via the coding sequence ATGGCAACTGTATCAATGCGCGATATGCTCAAGGCTGGTGTTCACTTTGGTCACCAGACTCGTTACTGGAACCCGAAAATGAAACCTTTCATCTTCGGTGCTCGTAACAAAGTTCATATCATCAACCTTGAAAAAACTGTACCAATGTTTAACGAAGCTCTGGCTGAGTTAGGCAAGATCGCGTCTCATAAAGGCAAAATCCTGTTTGTTGGTACTAAACGCGCTGCATCCGAGCCAGTAAAAGAAGCTGCAAAGAGCTGCAACCAATTCTACGTTAACCACCGTTGGTTAGGTGGCATGCTGACTAACTGGAAAACAGTTCGTCAGTCAATCAAACGTTTGAAAGAATTAGAAGTCCAGGCACAAGATGGTACTTTCGATAAGCTGACCAAGAAAGAAGCGCTGATGCGTACTCGTGAAATGGAAAAGCTTGAGAACAGCCTGGGTGGTATCAAAGATATGGGCGGCCTGCCTGATGCAATTTTCGTTATCGATGCCGATCACGAACACATTGCTATCAAAGAAGCAAACAACCTGGGTATCCCTGTATTTGCTGTTGTTGATACTAACTCTGATCCGGACGGTGTTAACTTCGTTATCCCTGGTAACGATGATGCTATCCGTGCAGTACAACTGTACCTTGGCGCTGTTGCTGCAACCGTACGTGAAGGTCGTTCAGACCAGGGCGTTCAGGCTGTAGAAGAAAGCTTCATCGAAGCAGAGTAA
- a CDS encoding dihydroorotase produces MAQWLIKNGHLIDPANGLDDVLDIRIANGKVAAVGKSLSAEASDEVIDASGLVVSPGFIDIHCHLREPGQEAKEDLLTGTASAAAGGFTTILTMANTRPVIDQAIIVAGMKHKIQTDAVVRVEITGAVTKGLEGKELSEIGDMAQAGARAFSDDGYYVNDGRLMRAALEYASMFNLPVISHSEDCCLVADGVMHEGCVSAKLGLKGRPAEAENIAVSREIMLAEMTGGHVHIAHVSSKGAVDLIREAKAKGIKVTAEVTPHHLCLVDKTIESFDSAFKVNPPLRTNEHIVALIEGLKDGTLDAIATDHAPHAYEEKDCEFNEAPCGFAGFETAFSVLHSCLVQTGQWNLQALIHKMTAGPAAAFDWKDRGHLSVGGLADLVLIDPKKEWIVDPHAMLTRGKSCPFTGMEMVGQVVRTMVDGKWVYQDGKIIRN; encoded by the coding sequence ATGGCACAGTGGTTAATTAAAAATGGTCACCTGATCGATCCTGCTAATGGTTTAGATGATGTGCTGGATATTCGTATTGCCAACGGAAAAGTGGCAGCGGTTGGAAAATCACTGAGTGCAGAAGCAAGCGATGAAGTCATTGATGCCAGTGGGTTAGTTGTCAGTCCGGGCTTTATTGATATCCACTGTCACCTGCGTGAGCCAGGACAAGAAGCAAAAGAAGATCTGTTAACCGGTACCGCATCGGCTGCCGCTGGTGGCTTTACCACTATCCTGACCATGGCCAATACCCGTCCGGTTATCGATCAGGCGATTATTGTCGCCGGAATGAAACATAAAATTCAGACTGATGCGGTGGTGCGGGTTGAAATTACCGGTGCGGTGACTAAAGGCTTGGAAGGTAAAGAGCTGTCAGAAATTGGAGATATGGCACAGGCCGGAGCCAGAGCATTCTCTGACGATGGTTACTATGTTAATGATGGCCGCCTGATGCGTGCAGCACTGGAATATGCCAGCATGTTTAATCTGCCGGTAATTTCTCACTCAGAAGATTGCTGTCTGGTAGCAGATGGCGTGATGCATGAAGGGTGTGTTTCCGCCAAACTGGGCCTGAAAGGCCGTCCGGCAGAAGCGGAGAACATTGCAGTATCCCGTGAAATCATGCTGGCTGAAATGACTGGCGGTCATGTGCATATTGCCCATGTGAGTAGTAAAGGCGCAGTAGATTTAATTCGTGAAGCGAAGGCCAAAGGCATTAAGGTGACGGCTGAAGTGACACCACATCATCTATGTCTGGTGGACAAAACCATCGAGTCTTTTGATTCTGCATTTAAAGTTAACCCACCTTTGCGGACTAATGAACATATTGTCGCGCTAATCGAAGGTTTAAAAGATGGCACACTGGATGCCATTGCCACAGATCATGCACCACACGCTTATGAAGAAAAAGACTGTGAGTTTAACGAAGCGCCTTGTGGATTTGCCGGATTTGAAACTGCATTTAGTGTGTTACATAGCTGTCTGGTACAAACCGGTCAATGGAACTTGCAGGCGCTGATTCACAAAATGACAGCGGGCCCGGCGGCCGCGTTTGACTGGAAAGACCGTGGTCATCTGAGCGTTGGTGGCCTGGCTGACCTGGTACTTATCGATCCGAAAAAAGAGTGGATTGTCGACCCGCACGCCATGCTGACCCGCGGCAAATCCTGTCCTTTCACTGGCATGGAGATGGTAGGTCAGGTAGTACGCACTATGGTGGATGGTAAGTGGGTATATCAGGATGGGAAAATCATCCGTAACTAA
- a CDS encoding aspartate carbamoyltransferase catalytic subunit, translating into MRGQHILGLEHMSVADIERVLNTADEMKKVTKQDIKKLSTLRGKAIVNVFFENSTRTRSSFELAGKYLGADVINIAASTSSVAKGESLRDTLLTVQAMGVDAIVMRHSAEGAAQYATRYVKAVVINAGDGAHEHPTQGLLDLLTIRQHHGSIAGKKVAIVGDILHSRVARSNIWGLLKMGAEVHLGGPKTLIPKEMLDMGVTIHHRVEDAIADADVVNVLRIQLERQKKGLFPTPREYARIFGINDERLKLAKENVLVMHPGPMNRGLEISPDVAYGRFSAIEEQVNNGVAVRMAVLSLTLADGVQA; encoded by the coding sequence ATGCGAGGCCAACATATTTTAGGGTTGGAACACATGTCGGTGGCTGATATCGAACGTGTGTTGAATACCGCGGATGAAATGAAAAAGGTAACTAAGCAAGACATCAAAAAATTATCTACTTTGCGCGGAAAAGCAATCGTTAACGTCTTCTTTGAAAATAGTACCAGAACACGCTCATCCTTTGAGTTGGCCGGCAAATATCTGGGTGCCGATGTGATTAATATTGCCGCTTCTACTTCCAGCGTTGCAAAGGGCGAAAGCCTGAGAGATACCCTGTTAACCGTTCAGGCGATGGGTGTTGATGCCATTGTAATGCGCCACAGCGCAGAAGGGGCTGCTCAATATGCAACACGCTATGTTAAGGCTGTTGTGATTAACGCCGGTGACGGGGCACATGAGCATCCCACTCAGGGGCTATTGGACCTGTTAACCATTCGCCAACACCACGGTTCTATCGCCGGTAAGAAAGTTGCTATTGTGGGAGATATTTTGCATAGCCGGGTAGCACGTTCAAATATCTGGGGTTTGTTGAAGATGGGCGCAGAGGTTCATCTTGGCGGACCAAAGACCTTAATTCCTAAAGAAATGTTGGATATGGGCGTCACCATCCACCATCGTGTAGAAGATGCCATTGCGGATGCAGACGTAGTAAACGTATTGCGTATCCAGTTGGAACGTCAGAAGAAGGGGTTATTCCCAACGCCGCGTGAATATGCCCGTATTTTCGGTATTAATGATGAGCGTTTGAAACTGGCAAAAGAGAATGTATTAGTGATGCACCCTGGCCCAATGAACCGTGGTCTGGAAATATCACCGGATGTGGCTTACGGGCGTTTTTCGGCCATTGAAGAACAAGTAAATAATGGTGTGGCAGTCAGAATGGCAGTTCTATCTTTAACTTTAGCTGATGGGGTACAAGCATAA
- the map gene encoding type I methionyl aminopeptidase — MAISIKTPEDIAKMRVAGRLAAEVLEMIEQYVKPGVTTGELDRICHDYITNTQHAVSASLGYHGFPKSVCISVNEVVCHGIPSDDKKLKDGDIVNIDVTVIKDGFHGDTSKMYFVGKPTILGERLCRVTQESLYLALKMVKPGIRLRTLGKAIQQYVEKQGFSVVREYCGHGIGEGFHEEPQVLHYDADDGGVVLQKGMTFTVEPMVNAGDFRIRTMSDGWTVKTKDRSLSAQYEHMIAVTDTGCEILTLRKDDTIEAILTPDA, encoded by the coding sequence ATGGCTATTTCTATTAAAACCCCTGAAGACATTGCAAAAATGCGTGTGGCCGGTCGCCTGGCCGCTGAAGTATTGGAAATGATCGAGCAGTACGTTAAGCCTGGCGTAACCACCGGCGAACTGGATCGTATTTGCCATGACTATATTACCAACACTCAGCACGCAGTTTCTGCCAGCCTTGGTTATCACGGATTTCCTAAGTCTGTATGTATCTCTGTGAACGAAGTGGTATGTCACGGTATTCCCAGCGATGACAAAAAGCTGAAAGATGGCGATATCGTTAATATTGACGTTACTGTAATCAAAGATGGCTTCCATGGTGATACCTCCAAAATGTATTTTGTTGGTAAGCCAACCATTCTGGGTGAACGCCTGTGTCGTGTAACTCAGGAAAGCTTATATCTGGCCTTAAAAATGGTTAAGCCTGGCATTCGCCTGCGCACTCTGGGCAAGGCTATTCAACAGTATGTTGAGAAGCAGGGATTCTCAGTAGTCAGAGAGTACTGTGGTCATGGTATTGGTGAGGGTTTCCATGAAGAGCCTCAGGTACTGCACTATGATGCTGATGATGGTGGCGTAGTATTGCAGAAAGGCATGACCTTTACCGTTGAGCCGATGGTTAACGCCGGTGATTTTCGTATTCGCACCATGAGCGATGGCTGGACGGTGAAAACTAAAGACCGCAGTTTATCTGCTCAATATGAGCATATGATTGCCGTTACTGACACCGGTTGTGAAATTCTGACTTTACGGAAAGATGATACCATTGAGGCGATATTGACGCCTGATGCCTGA